Proteins encoded together in one Riemerella anatipestifer window:
- a CDS encoding T9SS type A sorting domain-containing protein — protein sequence MKRNLFLLGALSLVSSLKAQFITYVGDKAGVYVKENALVYSGGGVKVVGTGVIDNSGNIMVVGDASSKFATVATDGSNKLDGGNFILRMTNKTVGSLRYGQLYINGLSQGNITGIVDKQYLDAKHGTYQQMALPFYQKQLSSLNSELGKTFGQTRWSQNEILVFNNATVVSDFIAITEKTPKNTGYFMVGAKGFDPSLSTMANQVYTVKGVPYAKDITETLTGAAAGVNFGANGSATNKYRERYNSYWQDAFAITDGITAWTGDFGKNIYQYGNPFLTNLDLGQLVSSIPNIRGVRIEPSGVVSSGQGATYSTGYKFVTFAGGIAVGDTPAIIKPMQTFVIKLKDNTSQTLNFDNLRRFAYTQRALGTNYSVTAQAKKGNLGGELTTLSSNRTANNFTVSSSSTVKQLGLIALDANGVELDRTYYVVYGDAQTGQPSSASTQVAASGNLMGTFEEIPTGGIDESLSSTYWLYINEANEVTYKGKEIPMYTFSDKIHSFKVDIKENAKPIEEGASKLTSNESFYIKVGDKFTELRQGATLPVTPSSQSAYFGLYYGKPANEVLSSVEVQKPSSTVVVFDSSSNTHRVLFDQTWAKADVVVYDMSGRTIASQKDVDASTAFEIKLPAGQATYLVTAVSEKGVKFSQKIIK from the coding sequence ATGAAAAGAAATTTATTCTTACTGGGAGCTCTATCATTGGTATCTTCCCTAAAAGCACAGTTTATAACCTATGTTGGTGATAAAGCTGGTGTTTATGTTAAAGAGAACGCCCTAGTTTATAGTGGAGGCGGAGTGAAAGTGGTAGGCACTGGAGTTATAGATAATTCAGGTAATATAATGGTGGTTGGAGATGCAAGCTCTAAGTTTGCAACTGTGGCAACCGATGGAAGCAACAAGTTAGACGGAGGCAACTTTATCCTTCGTATGACAAACAAAACTGTAGGCTCATTAAGATATGGACAACTGTACATTAATGGGCTTAGTCAAGGTAACATAACCGGTATTGTGGATAAACAATATCTTGATGCAAAACATGGTACATACCAGCAAATGGCTCTTCCTTTTTATCAGAAGCAACTTTCTAGCTTGAATTCTGAGTTAGGTAAAACTTTTGGACAAACTAGATGGTCTCAAAACGAAATCTTAGTTTTCAACAATGCAACTGTTGTATCTGATTTTATTGCTATTACAGAAAAAACGCCAAAGAACACAGGCTATTTTATGGTTGGAGCAAAGGGCTTTGATCCTTCTCTATCTACAATGGCTAATCAAGTATATACTGTAAAAGGGGTTCCTTATGCTAAGGATATTACAGAAACATTAACAGGTGCTGCAGCTGGAGTTAACTTCGGAGCAAATGGTTCTGCCACTAACAAATACAGAGAAAGATACAACTCTTATTGGCAGGATGCTTTTGCCATAACAGATGGTATAACCGCCTGGACTGGTGATTTTGGTAAGAATATATATCAGTATGGAAATCCATTCTTGACGAACTTAGATTTAGGGCAGTTAGTATCCTCTATTCCTAACATTAGAGGTGTTAGAATAGAGCCTTCTGGTGTTGTTTCATCGGGACAAGGAGCTACATATTCTACAGGGTATAAGTTTGTAACATTTGCAGGGGGAATTGCTGTAGGAGATACTCCAGCTATCATTAAGCCTATGCAAACTTTTGTTATCAAGCTAAAAGATAACACTTCACAAACTTTAAATTTTGATAATCTTAGAAGGTTTGCTTACACACAGAGAGCTTTGGGAACAAACTATTCTGTAACTGCTCAGGCTAAGAAAGGAAACTTAGGAGGAGAGTTGACCACACTTTCTTCAAATAGGACTGCTAACAATTTTACTGTTTCATCTTCTTCAACTGTAAAACAATTAGGACTAATAGCTTTGGATGCTAACGGGGTAGAGTTAGACAGAACTTATTATGTAGTTTATGGTGATGCACAGACGGGACAACCTTCTAGTGCTAGCACCCAAGTAGCTGCGTCGGGAAACCTTATGGGTACATTTGAAGAAATTCCTACTGGAGGAATTGATGAGAGCTTATCATCCACTTATTGGTTATATATAAACGAAGCCAATGAAGTAACTTACAAGGGTAAAGAAATACCAATGTACACTTTTAGTGATAAAATTCACTCTTTCAAAGTAGATATTAAAGAAAATGCAAAACCTATAGAGGAAGGAGCTAGCAAATTAACATCTAACGAGTCTTTCTATATTAAAGTGGGGGATAAGTTTACAGAACTTAGACAAGGGGCTACTCTACCAGTAACACCTTCATCTCAATCAGCTTATTTCGGATTATACTATGGTAAGCCAGCAAATGAAGTACTAAGTTCTGTAGAAGTACAAAAACCATCATCTACAGTAGTTGTATTTGACTCTAGTTCTAACACACACAGAGTTTTATTTGATCAAACATGGGCTAAAGCAGATGTTGTTGTTTATGATATGAGTGGAAGAACTATCGCTTCTCAAAAGGATGTAGATGCATCTACTGCTTTTGAAATCAAATTACCTGCAGGACAGGCTACTTATTTGGTAACTGCTGTATCTGAAAAAGGTGTTAAATTTTCACAAAAAATAATCAAGTAA
- the clpX gene encoding ATP-dependent Clp protease ATP-binding subunit ClpX — MNNNQCSFCGRHRKEVQMLVSGQNGLICEHCIEQAHAFVKDNIQKEEFSPISTLSELKKPREIKKTLDEYVIGQDQAKKQLSIAVYNHYKRLLHSSTKKDNDVEIEKSNIIMIGETGTGKTLLAKTIARELNVPFCIVDATILTEAGYVGEDVESILSRLLMVADYDVEKAEKGIVFIDEIDKIARKSDNPSITRDVSGEGVQQGLLKLLEGSIVNVPPQGGRKHPDQKYIQVNTQNILFIAGGAFDGIKEIIERRLNKQAIGFSKEKLDSEKDLAQILPQVNSTDLRKFGLIPELLGRFPVITYLDQLTKETMVRIMKEPKNSIVNQFKALFKIDGIDLEFTDEALEKIVDETFEKGLGARGLRGTTEKVLEDYMFDIDIISKNKITIN; from the coding sequence ATGAATAATAACCAGTGTTCTTTTTGCGGAAGACATCGTAAAGAAGTTCAAATGTTAGTTTCGGGACAAAACGGACTTATCTGCGAACATTGTATAGAACAAGCTCACGCATTTGTTAAAGACAATATTCAGAAAGAAGAATTCTCTCCTATAAGTACCCTCTCCGAACTAAAGAAACCTAGAGAAATTAAAAAAACTCTAGACGAATATGTCATCGGACAAGACCAAGCTAAAAAACAACTTTCCATCGCAGTCTATAACCATTATAAAAGACTTCTTCACTCTTCAACAAAAAAAGACAATGATGTTGAAATAGAAAAATCTAACATCATTATGATAGGTGAAACAGGCACAGGAAAAACCCTTTTAGCGAAAACCATTGCAAGAGAACTTAATGTCCCTTTTTGTATTGTAGACGCTACTATACTTACCGAAGCTGGTTATGTAGGCGAAGATGTAGAGAGTATTTTATCTAGACTTCTTATGGTCGCTGATTACGATGTAGAGAAAGCCGAAAAAGGCATTGTATTCATAGATGAAATAGATAAAATAGCGAGAAAATCAGATAATCCAAGCATCACAAGAGATGTATCAGGAGAAGGTGTACAACAAGGATTATTAAAGTTATTGGAAGGAAGCATTGTAAATGTACCGCCTCAAGGAGGAAGAAAACACCCTGACCAAAAATACATACAAGTAAACACACAAAATATCCTATTCATTGCTGGAGGGGCTTTTGATGGTATAAAAGAAATTATAGAAAGGAGACTAAACAAACAAGCCATAGGCTTTAGTAAAGAAAAACTAGATTCCGAAAAAGATTTGGCACAGATATTGCCACAAGTAAACTCAACGGATTTGAGAAAGTTCGGATTAATTCCAGAACTTTTAGGTAGATTCCCTGTAATTACTTATTTAGACCAACTAACCAAAGAGACCATGGTAAGAATAATGAAAGAGCCAAAAAACTCTATTGTTAATCAATTCAAAGCTCTTTTCAAAATAGACGGTATAGATTTAGAGTTCACAGACGAAGCCTTAGAGAAAATTGTAGATGAAACTTTTGAAAAAGGATTAGGTGCAAGAGGACTTAGAGGCACTACAGAAAAGGTTTTAGAAGATTACATGTTTGATATAGATATAATATCCAAAAATAAAATTACAATAAATTAA
- a CDS encoding HIT family protein, translating to MASIFTKIINGEIPAYKIAEDENHLAFLDVMPLAEGHTLVIPKKEVDLIFDLDTEEFKNLWAFAQQVAKKIEKNIPCERVSIAVIGLEVPHAHIHLVPINKIEDLNFKKERVKSSAEDFKEIQQKILK from the coding sequence ATGGCTTCTATTTTCACCAAAATCATCAACGGAGAAATCCCTGCATATAAAATAGCAGAGGACGAAAACCATTTAGCCTTTCTAGACGTGATGCCTTTAGCAGAAGGACATACCTTGGTAATTCCTAAAAAGGAAGTTGACCTTATTTTTGATTTAGACACGGAAGAATTTAAAAATCTTTGGGCATTTGCACAACAAGTAGCTAAAAAAATTGAGAAAAACATTCCTTGTGAAAGAGTAAGTATAGCAGTTATCGGACTAGAAGTACCTCACGCTCATATTCACTTAGTACCTATCAACAAGATAGAAGACCTTAATTTTAAGAAAGAGAGAGTGAAATCTTCAGCAGAAGATTTCAAAGAAATACAGCAAAAAATTTTAAAATAA
- the greA gene encoding transcription elongation factor GreA, giving the protein MAYVTKEGLEKMKAELEQLESVERPKITQQIAEARDKGDLSENAEYDAAKEAQGLLEMKISKLKDLIATSKVIDESQLDISKVSILTTVKLFNKVTKKEQVFTLVPDNESDLKSGKISVNTPIAKGLLGKKVGETAEITLPNGNQLTFEVLDISL; this is encoded by the coding sequence ATGGCATATGTAACGAAAGAAGGCTTAGAGAAAATGAAAGCCGAGCTAGAGCAACTAGAAAGCGTGGAAAGACCAAAAATAACTCAACAAATAGCCGAAGCTAGAGATAAAGGCGACCTTTCTGAAAATGCTGAATACGATGCTGCGAAGGAGGCTCAAGGGCTTTTAGAAATGAAAATTTCTAAACTAAAAGATTTAATAGCTACTTCTAAAGTTATAGATGAAAGTCAACTAGACATTTCTAAAGTTTCTATATTGACTACTGTAAAGCTATTTAATAAAGTAACGAAAAAAGAGCAAGTATTCACACTAGTTCCAGATAACGAGAGTGATTTAAAATCAGGTAAAATCTCTGTAAACACGCCTATCGCTAAAGGTTTATTAGGTAAAAAAGTAGGCGAAACAGCAGAAATCACATTACCTAATGGCAACCAACTAACATTTGAAGTGTTAGATATTTCTCTATAA
- a CDS encoding IS982-like element ISRa1 family transposase, with protein MNNIEQIYERILEVLGLFSENQLISYQRRTPKMSDLEVISLNITAEYLSIDSELQLFRKLPNSLINKIERSVYNKRKRRLSLQTEQIRQRISMEFNEFEDIFIVDSMPMKVCENARSTRSKICKEQSYSSPTYGYCASQKLYFYGYKLHAVCSLNGVIKNFDISPASVHDIHYLKDIGEQMRNCTLIGDRGYLSAKVQIDLFNYANIKLDTPMRSNQKDYIPQFSLYKKKRKRIETFFSQLCDQFMIKRNNAKTFEGFKTRIISKITAATVIQYINKFIFQRKLNHLKISII; from the coding sequence ATGAACAACATAGAGCAAATATATGAAAGAATTTTGGAAGTTTTAGGACTTTTTTCAGAAAATCAACTGATTAGTTATCAGAGAAGAACACCTAAAATGAGCGATTTAGAAGTCATAAGTCTTAATATTACTGCTGAATACTTGAGTATTGATAGCGAATTACAGTTATTTAGAAAATTGCCAAACTCTCTGATAAACAAAATTGAAAGAAGTGTTTACAATAAGCGAAAACGAAGACTATCCCTACAAACAGAGCAAATTAGACAGCGTATTTCGATGGAGTTCAATGAGTTTGAAGATATTTTTATCGTTGATAGCATGCCAATGAAAGTTTGTGAAAACGCTCGTTCTACTCGTTCAAAAATTTGTAAAGAGCAATCCTATTCTTCACCAACATATGGTTATTGTGCTTCACAGAAATTATATTTCTATGGCTATAAACTACACGCAGTATGTTCTTTAAATGGTGTGATTAAGAATTTTGATATAAGCCCTGCATCCGTTCACGACATCCACTATTTAAAAGATATTGGTGAGCAAATGCGAAACTGTACTTTAATTGGAGATAGAGGCTATTTATCAGCAAAAGTTCAAATAGATTTATTTAACTATGCTAATATTAAATTAGATACACCAATGAGAAGTAATCAGAAAGATTATATTCCTCAATTTTCATTGTACAAGAAAAAGCGAAAACGAATTGAGACATTTTTCTCTCAACTTTGCGACCAATTTATGATTAAAAGAAACAATGCTAAAACTTTTGAAGGCTTTAAAACAAGGATAATCAGTAAAATAACCGCCGCAACGGTTATTCAATATATCAATAAATTTATCTTCCAAAGAAAATTAAATCATCTAAAAATCAGTATTATTTAA
- the sppA gene encoding signal peptide peptidase SppA, whose protein sequence is MRSFIKSVLANITAITIVFFIFFGFIIIAMIGNAIGDKDSVKIKRNSILTLDSKFRVIESETEKDLNVFDFKNQVRDVALYDVIRAIEKAKTDDNIKGISIENDNINAGITQIESIRNAIEDFKKSGKFVYSYGNSVSQPSYFLGSVADKFYLNPAGGIELKGMASEVVFLKDFADQYGIGINVIRHGKYKAAVEPFLRNDISPENKEQLSTLLSDLWGRVSNKIASSRKISIENFQSITDRLYGMIPDFSLKYGLVDKLMQKGEYELLLKQKIGIDTDKKLNKVSIRKYIKSIKDESKSSEKIAVLYASGNIINGDEVTNISDEKYIEYIRDLKDDDDVKAVVLRINSPGGSANASDQILFELQQLKLKKPLIVSFGDYAASGGYYIAMAGDKIYSEPNTITGSIGVFGVIPDFKNLANKNGIRSDVVSTNANSQMMSPISGITDGTKNMLQNSVEQTYKRFVYFVTKNRNKTFEQVDEIAGGRVWSGKKAKELGLVDELGSLNDAINFAAKQSKVKNYNIISYPSEINPLEEFFKGMDEESISTYFMKQKMESEQYYIYETINNFKKNNSKVMMQSPVKITF, encoded by the coding sequence ATGCGTAGTTTTATTAAAAGTGTATTAGCCAATATCACGGCTATAACCATCGTTTTTTTTATTTTCTTTGGTTTTATTATTATTGCTATGATTGGCAATGCTATTGGAGACAAAGATAGTGTAAAAATTAAAAGAAATTCAATATTAACACTAGATTCTAAATTCAGAGTTATCGAAAGCGAAACTGAAAAGGATCTAAATGTTTTTGATTTTAAAAACCAAGTACGAGATGTTGCTCTATACGATGTTATCAGAGCTATAGAGAAAGCTAAAACGGACGACAATATTAAAGGTATTAGCATAGAAAATGACAACATCAACGCAGGCATCACTCAAATTGAAAGCATAAGAAACGCTATAGAAGATTTCAAAAAAAGCGGAAAATTCGTGTATTCTTACGGTAATTCAGTTTCTCAGCCATCCTATTTTTTAGGTTCTGTTGCGGATAAGTTCTACCTCAACCCTGCAGGAGGAATAGAACTTAAGGGTATGGCATCAGAAGTGGTATTTTTAAAAGATTTTGCTGACCAATACGGTATTGGCATCAATGTTATAAGACACGGCAAGTATAAAGCTGCCGTAGAACCTTTTTTAAGAAATGACATTTCTCCTGAAAATAAAGAACAACTAAGCACTCTACTTTCCGATTTATGGGGTAGAGTTTCTAACAAAATTGCTTCATCTAGAAAAATTAGCATAGAAAACTTCCAATCTATTACAGATAGACTTTATGGAATGATACCTGATTTTAGTTTGAAATATGGTTTAGTAGATAAACTGATGCAAAAAGGAGAATATGAGCTATTATTAAAACAAAAAATAGGTATAGATACAGATAAAAAACTTAATAAGGTATCCATAAGAAAATACATTAAATCCATCAAAGACGAAAGCAAGTCTAGTGAAAAAATCGCAGTTTTATATGCTTCAGGAAACATCATCAATGGTGATGAAGTTACCAATATTTCTGACGAAAAATACATAGAATACATCAGAGATTTAAAAGATGATGATGACGTCAAGGCAGTAGTTTTAAGAATCAACTCTCCTGGAGGAAGTGCCAATGCTTCTGACCAAATATTATTTGAACTACAACAGCTTAAACTTAAAAAACCGTTAATTGTTTCCTTTGGAGATTATGCTGCCTCTGGAGGTTATTATATTGCAATGGCTGGAGATAAAATCTATTCAGAACCTAACACTATTACGGGTTCTATTGGTGTATTTGGTGTGATACCTGACTTTAAAAATTTGGCTAACAAAAACGGAATTCGCTCTGATGTGGTTTCCACAAACGCCAACTCACAAATGATGTCTCCTATAAGCGGTATTACCGATGGCACCAAAAACATGCTTCAAAATAGTGTGGAACAAACTTACAAGAGATTCGTCTATTTCGTAACTAAAAACAGAAATAAAACTTTTGAGCAAGTAGACGAAATCGCAGGTGGTAGAGTTTGGTCTGGTAAAAAAGCGAAAGAACTAGGACTAGTAGATGAACTAGGAAGCCTCAATGATGCCATTAACTTTGCTGCTAAACAATCAAAGGTGAAAAATTATAATATCATTTCTTATCCTTCGGAAATAAATCCTTTAGAAGAGTTTTTTAAAGGTATGGACGAAGAAAGCATCTCTACTTATTTTATGAAACAAAAAATGGAAAGCGAGCAATACTATATTTATGAAACCATCAACAACTTCAAGAAAAATAATTCTAAAGTAATGATGCAGTCCCCAGTAAAAATAACTTTCTAA
- the folK gene encoding 2-amino-4-hydroxy-6-hydroxymethyldihydropteridine diphosphokinase codes for MSQRKVILLLGSNIKNPKKNIEEAISLIEKRLGKVIKKSQMLETEPVEFASSNIFCNIAVLLEAQISPIRILDEVKSIEKAMGRISDSKELGGYEDRVIDIDVVSIGNITYKSRRLDIPHYKHVHERDFSQVLLREIGITK; via the coding sequence ATGTCGCAAAGAAAGGTTATTTTGTTACTAGGAAGCAATATAAAAAATCCTAAAAAAAATATAGAAGAGGCTATTTCGTTGATAGAGAAAAGACTAGGGAAGGTAATAAAAAAGAGTCAAATGTTAGAAACAGAACCTGTAGAGTTTGCTAGTTCTAATATATTTTGTAATATTGCAGTCTTATTAGAAGCACAAATTTCACCTATTCGAATTTTAGATGAAGTAAAAAGTATAGAAAAGGCTATGGGGAGGATTAGTGATTCTAAAGAGCTAGGAGGATATGAAGATAGAGTAATAGATATTGATGTGGTGAGTATTGGTAATATTACCTACAAGTCAAGAAGACTGGATATACCTCATTATAAACATGTTCACGAACGTGACTTTTCTCAAGTGCTGTTGAGAGAAATAGGAATCACAAAGTGA
- a CDS encoding OmpA family protein, with the protein MKINLLTLLALPAIVYSQDAEKYPNTFSSGSTYVKKFDNRSRLFNDWSISVGGGGAFMQSADLTSFYGKGVNAGWNAYVSLDKQISHAFGLSLQYQQGQTNQQGMVNPAYGVANANTKYKQVSLIGDINFSNILRRVDNNSSYRWTLHGYAGLGLQGYKTYLQDKSTLWNGKNVLEVNQDLDIASFFYQAGAGVKYKISKLLDIEARLMYIMSGDDEFDGGGWDNTSDQYPYNRIKNTNSDNMFTANVGLTFKLGKHLSHLAWHDPLEALESRVSKLGKPIDFVVCEKGDKDNDGVCDDWDRQLDTPEGARVDGAGVALDVDLDGVIDLYDKCVTVPGPTSNNGCPEVLKININKIDVKQSVIEINKNFEGIEFDLNSDVIRPTSFDRLDKAATIIKSLDSKTQYLVIGATDTRGSAAYNKKLSQRRADAVVKYLVDKGVDSYMLLAEGRGKDDLKYPECNPYTKCPEWKNEANRRVYFSEK; encoded by the coding sequence ATGAAAATTAACTTATTAACGCTATTGGCTCTTCCTGCGATAGTATATTCACAAGATGCAGAGAAGTACCCAAATACTTTTTCATCGGGATCAACCTATGTGAAAAAGTTTGATAATAGATCTCGTTTGTTTAACGATTGGTCTATCTCTGTTGGAGGTGGAGGAGCGTTTATGCAATCTGCGGATTTAACTTCCTTTTATGGGAAAGGAGTTAATGCTGGTTGGAATGCCTATGTGAGTTTGGATAAACAAATTTCCCACGCTTTTGGATTAAGTTTACAATATCAGCAAGGGCAAACTAATCAGCAGGGAATGGTTAATCCTGCTTATGGTGTAGCTAATGCTAATACTAAGTACAAGCAAGTTTCTTTAATTGGAGATATTAACTTCTCCAATATTCTGAGAAGGGTAGATAATAACTCTTCATACAGATGGACGTTGCATGGTTATGCAGGGCTTGGGTTGCAAGGCTATAAGACTTATTTGCAGGACAAATCTACTTTATGGAATGGCAAAAATGTTTTAGAGGTAAATCAAGATTTAGATATTGCATCGTTTTTCTATCAAGCGGGTGCTGGTGTTAAATATAAAATTTCTAAGTTGCTAGACATAGAAGCTAGGCTAATGTATATTATGTCGGGTGATGATGAGTTTGATGGTGGTGGCTGGGATAATACATCAGACCAATATCCGTACAATAGAATTAAAAATACTAATTCTGACAATATGTTCACAGCTAATGTAGGTCTTACATTTAAGTTGGGTAAACATCTTTCTCATTTAGCATGGCATGATCCGTTAGAGGCTTTAGAAAGTAGAGTGAGTAAATTAGGGAAGCCTATTGATTTTGTTGTTTGCGAAAAAGGAGATAAAGACAATGATGGCGTATGTGATGATTGGGATAGACAGCTAGATACTCCAGAAGGTGCAAGAGTAGATGGAGCTGGAGTAGCTCTTGATGTGGATTTAGATGGAGTGATTGACTTGTACGACAAATGTGTAACCGTTCCTGGTCCAACTTCAAATAATGGATGCCCAGAAGTACTCAAGATAAATATAAATAAGATAGATGTAAAGCAATCGGTTATAGAAATCAACAAAAACTTTGAGGGAATAGAATTTGATTTGAATAGTGATGTGATTAGACCAACATCTTTTGATAGATTAGATAAAGCGGCGACAATTATAAAAAGTTTAGATTCTAAAACACAATATTTGGTTATAGGTGCTACGGATACTAGAGGTTCAGCAGCTTATAATAAGAAATTATCTCAAAGGAGGGCAGATGCTGTGGTTAAGTATTTAGTTGATAAGGGAGTAGACTCTTATATGCTATTGGCAGAGGGCAGAGGTAAAGATGATTTGAAATATCCGGAGTGTAATCCTTATACTAAGTGTCCTGAGTGGAAAAATGAAGCTAACAGAAGAGTGTATTTCTCAGAAAAGTAA
- a CDS encoding OmpA family protein — protein sequence MKLNLASIALVLSFPAVLDAQVAVDTIGNKYPNTFSSWSSNVVPFTRNVKRFNDWSVSAGIGIPFIQSADVTSIKNGNGKNLYGYSMYLSVDRALTHAFGLNLQYDRGETRQGAYRTGTGGKGYAARTQYDAISLLGDINFSNLFRRIDNHSNYRWAIHGYAGVGTLAYRAYAEVNGGEQTLKTEIKPFKITSLFGQAGAGVKFKVSRRVDLESRLMYVVTGDDEFDGGGAQYSERNRREDQVSDNFFNATLGVSYKIGKHISHVMWHDPYQELYDKIELASVPPVVEVCKSGDADNDGVCDDWDRQLDTPAGARVDGAGVALDTDLDGVIDLHDKCVTVPGPVSNNGCPEEKQIVQQKLEQEDEQIVAINKNFEGIEFDLNSDVIRTISFDKLDNAVAIMKTLRTDRQYLVIGATDTRGSDAYNQKLSQRRAESVVRYLVGKGVPSYMLTAEGRGKKDLKYPECNPYTKCPEWKNEANRRVYFKAK from the coding sequence ATGAAATTAAATTTAGCAAGTATAGCATTGGTATTATCGTTTCCTGCTGTTTTAGATGCTCAAGTGGCGGTTGATACAATAGGAAATAAGTATCCAAATACTTTTTCTTCGTGGTCATCAAATGTTGTTCCTTTTACGAGAAATGTTAAAAGGTTTAATGATTGGTCTGTATCGGCAGGTATAGGGATTCCTTTTATTCAATCGGCTGATGTTACCTCAATTAAGAATGGTAATGGTAAGAATTTGTATGGTTACTCAATGTATCTTAGTGTAGATAGGGCTTTAACTCACGCTTTTGGATTAAATCTTCAGTACGATAGAGGAGAAACAAGGCAGGGGGCATACAGAACAGGAACAGGAGGAAAAGGATACGCTGCTAGAACTCAGTATGATGCTATATCCTTGTTAGGAGATATTAATTTTTCTAACTTGTTTAGAAGAATAGATAACCACTCTAATTATAGATGGGCTATACATGGTTATGCAGGAGTTGGTACATTGGCTTATAGAGCTTATGCTGAGGTTAATGGTGGAGAGCAAACTTTGAAGACTGAGATTAAGCCGTTTAAAATTACATCTTTATTCGGGCAAGCTGGAGCAGGAGTTAAGTTTAAGGTTTCTAGGAGAGTGGATCTTGAAAGTAGGCTAATGTATGTAGTAACGGGAGATGATGAATTTGATGGAGGAGGAGCGCAGTATAGCGAAAGAAATAGAAGAGAGGATCAAGTGTCTGATAATTTCTTCAATGCAACATTAGGAGTTTCTTATAAGATTGGAAAACACATTTCTCATGTAATGTGGCACGATCCTTATCAAGAGCTTTACGATAAAATAGAGTTAGCATCAGTACCTCCAGTTGTTGAAGTATGTAAGAGTGGAGATGCTGATAATGATGGCGTTTGTGATGATTGGGATAGACAATTAGATACTCCAGCTGGGGCTAGAGTAGATGGTGCAGGTGTTGCTTTGGATACAGATTTAGATGGTGTGATAGACTTACATGATAAGTGTGTAACCGTTCCAGGTCCAGTTTCTAATAATGGTTGTCCGGAAGAAAAGCAAATTGTCCAGCAAAAATTAGAGCAAGAAGATGAGCAAATTGTAGCAATTAACAAAAACTTTGAGGGGATAGAATTTGACCTTAATAGTGATGTAATTAGAACTATATCTTTTGATAAGCTAGATAACGCTGTGGCTATAATGAAGACTTTAAGAACTGATAGACAGTACTTAGTAATTGGTGCTACAGATACTAGAGGATCTGATGCTTATAACCAAAAACTATCTCAAAGAAGAGCTGAGTCTGTTGTGAGATATCTTGTTGGAAAAGGAGTTCCTAGCTATATGTTAACTGCTGAGGGTAGAGGTAAAAAGGATTTAAAATATCCAGAATGTAATCCTTATACTAAGTGTCCAGAATGGAAAAATGAAGCTAACAGAAGAGTTTACTTTAAAGCAAAATAA